In Longimicrobiales bacterium, the genomic stretch CTGGTCGTATCTACTCGATGGCGCGCCGCTGGTTGAGGTACAGGAGCGACCAGGGCAGACGCGAGTTCAGGAACTTCTCCGACTTCGTACACGCGCTGGAACACAAGGGCCCGGGCGCAATGGAGCTGGAAACGTTCGATGGCCTGCGCATTACGGTCCGTCGAAACCAGTGGGACGCGCGCATCGTCCGGGAAATCTTCGTGGACCAGCCGTACGTGCGTCACGTGGTCGTCCCGGGCAAACCGGTCGTGGTGGACATCGGCGGATACATCGGCGACTTCACGCTGTTTGCCGCCAAGCGGCTGGACGCCAGCCGTGTGATCGTTTACGAACCGACACCGGAGAACTTCGAGATCCTCCTGAGGAACGTCACGAACAACGGGTTCCTCGAGCGCGTCGAGGCCGTCAACAAGGCCGTCAGCAATTCGCCGGAGATCACGCTGAACGTGGAGCAGAAGGTACATGCGGAGATTCACGCGTCGGCATACTGGTACGAGGGCATGTCGCAACGAAAGGTCGCCGCAGCCACGCTTGCCGAGATCGTCGAGGAGCACCACCTCGACAGGATCGACCTGCTCAAGATCGACTGTGAAGGCGGTGAGTACGACATCATTCCGGACGCAGACGAGTCGATTCTTCGGCGGGTGTCCAACATCGTCTTCGAGTTTCACCGCTTCCCCGGATACGAGGCTCGGCTCCAACGCGTCCTGCAGCGGTTGACTCTCAGCGGCTTCAGCCTGACGACGAGCGGGCACATCGTGTCGGCGACACGCGCCTGAGGCCCTGGCCTCTGCGGTTCAGCTCGCACCGCGCCCGACGATGGCGCCCCCGATGTTGCTGATGAAGTCACCGGCGGAGGTGCGCATCGTGAAGCCGCCGGTCACGTCGGAGAGGTCCGCGTTGTTCAGGTTGACGCCCCAGCTCCAGTAGCTGAAGTGGAGCTCGCTGCCCTCGACTTCGATCGGCGAGACCAGGGAGGCGGCGTGCCTGCCGAACAGCACCTGCCCCTGCGAGAAGTAGCTCATCTGCCCGACCAGGATCACATCGACGTCCGGGGCAGCACCGATGGCGGTCACGATACTGTTCGCCGAGTCTCCTGCGGAAAAGCGCACCACGTCGACGGAGCTGTAGATCCCGGTGTCCTCCAGGAAGGTGACGTACTCGCTGTCGGTAACCGGCGCGGACGCGCCGTAGTCGTCCATCGGCCCCTCGAAATCGACCAGGTCGTTGCCGTAGTCGCGCAGCGCGGCCAGCATGATCCAGTCGGCGTGCTTGTACGCGAGCTCGCTGCCGTTGTGATCCTCCGCCCATTCCCGGGCGTACTTCGGCAGATCGAAGCTCATGAGGTTGTTGTACGCGGGGAAACCGCCGCTGACGTCGACGCTCAGCGCACGCAGTGATGCCTTGCCCGTGTCGTACAGCGCCGTCGCGTAGCGTGCGACGGTGAACGGCGAGCGTCGCAGCATCAGGTTCAGGTACGCCGCGGGTCCGCACCAGCCGTAGCTCCCCTGGTACAGCAGGTGCGGGCGGGTGATCAGCTCCGAGAGCCGACCGGCGAAGTCCGCCGGTTTGCAGTGCCACTTCTCCGCCGGCGCGGCTTCGAGCCATTCGCGTACGTGCGTTCGCGCGCTCTCGCGATCGGCCTCGTCGGCGGGCGTCTGTCCGGTGAGCAGCGCCGCGATCTGCATCACCACTGTCTGTAACCCGTTCACAGTGTCACCGTCCGCTGTTCGGTTTCTGATTCCCGCCCGGCGCCTGTCTGCGGGATCTGCTCGCGCGCCGGGATCCGCTCCGCAAGCACGCTCGACGCCCGGCGCACGCGCGCCAGCGGGTCGGGCGGCGTGCCGATCACGGTGGCGCGCACGCGCTCGTGCCGTACCAGTGCGCGTCGCTCGCTGCGCGGACGCAGCAGCAGCCTGCCTTCCAGCACACGCTGTGGCCGCGCGCCCGGCCGCTTCACGCGCCCGTAGCGATCGGGCAGTCGCACGGCCCTGTCATCGGCATCGTCCGGTGTCGCCGCGGCGAGGAACGTGAGGCGTGCCTCGTCGCGTCGCGTTGCGCCGTCGATGATGGCAACGACCAGCGTGTTCGCGCCTTCGATCAGCTCCTCGAGCCGCACGGCCGCGCGCAGCACGAGCGCGCCGTCGGAATCGGCGTGGCCATCGAAGACGCGGGCGATGTCGCTGGGCAGTGCAGCGCGTCCGCTGGGGAGTGCACCGCGTCCGATGGGGAGCAACCCGCCCTTCGCACCGGCAATCGAGCCCGCCGTGTCCGTGCGACCGTTGCCCGCGTAGTCGCGGCGTCCTGCCAGACTGTCACGCCCACTGCGCCGCCCGCGCATGTGCCCACCTGCACCTTTGGCGTTGCCGTCCCGCCGCGCCTGCCGCTCCAGCGTGGACCAGTGCGGCGCCAGCGCATTGCGTGACAGTGTCTCGGCCGCAATGCGGGAACCGAGTGCCGGCGGGACGCGCACCGTCGTCGCCGGCGCGATCTCCTGCACTGCGAAGCGTTCGGGCGGGAGCGGCTCACCGTTCAGGAACACGTGCACGCGACGCGGGCGTCGCGCACCGTCCTCGCCGAGGAAGCTGCGCGGCACGCCGCGCAGCACCACGTGCAGCTCGAGGTCGTCCTCGACGAGCTGCAGCGGGCGTGGCGAGACGACATCGACGGATCGGGGCCGCGGCGCCATGTCGTCGACGTCGCCTGCCATGACCAGCCCTTCCGATTCCAGCGACGTCCGCTCGTCCTCCAGCGCCGCGAGCTGCAATTCCACCGTGAATGCATCGGCGAGCCGTTCTGCCGCCTGCTGCACCAGCGTCTCGAAGCTGCTCCATGTTTCAATCGCCTCGCGCAGCGCGGCCAGGAACTGCTGCAGCGGGAGCTCGATGCGCCCGAGCGAGATCTCATGACTCGCGGTCTCGTTCACCATGATGAAGCCGGTCGGGTTGGCGAGGCTCACGCCAACCCAGCGCGGCGCCGGGTACGTCCAGCTGGCGGTGAACGACAGCGGCAGCGAGGGATTGTCGCCGCCGAACAGCGCCTCGACGCCTTCCGTCATCCGGTTCAGCAGCAGGTTGGCGAGCTGCGGCTGCAGCGGTCGGGCCGGGTCGAGGGCGCGGACGTCGTCCAGCAGGTCCTCCGCGCCGGCGGCCGTTGCCGTGACCACGTCGAGCACGGGGTCGAGCAGCGCCGAGTCGAGCGCCGCACGCAGCGCACTGCGCATCGACTGGCGGATCCCCGCGCGCGCGGATGCCGGCGCCAGCGTCGTATAGACGACGTTCTCGAACAGCAGCGCATCGGCGGGTGCGAGTGCCAGGTCCGTGAGTGCGTCCTTGAGCCGTGAGCGACCGGCAGATCCGCTGATCGCGCCGAGAGCGTCCTGCAAAGCGTCCAGCGCCTGGTCGAACAGCGCCTGCACCTCGGCGACCAGCTCACCGATCGCTGCTGCCAGCTCGAGCAGACGCGCCTGCAGCTCCGCCAGTCCCACGCGCAGCTCGTCGATCCATTCGACGACCTGCTGGCGGGCGGCCTCGAGCAGTTCCTGCAATTCCTCGACGATCAGCTCGGCAATGCGCAGCAGGATGCGCTGCGCGAACGCCGCGAAACGCTCGACTGCGATGCCGGTCAGCTCCTGCGCGAGCGACTGCAGGCGCGGCAGGTTGGGGATGAAGAAGGAATCGCCGAGCTGCTCCAGGAAGTCCGCCTGCGCGTCCAGCGGCAGCGGCTCGATCACCTCGTACAGGAGCTGACGCACGCGTGCGCGCGTCGCGTCGGGCAGCGGGCCGAACACCTCTGCGCCGACCAGCAGCGACTCGCGCAGCAGGTCGGCCAGGTCTTCCGTCGAAAGGCCGACGTTCGGCTGCGCAGCCAGCGCAGTGACCAGACCGTTCGGCGCATCGACCTGGCCGGCCAGGTCGGTGAGAATGGTCGCGAGCTGCTCCTGCGCCTTTGCCATGACCAGGT encodes the following:
- a CDS encoding FkbM family methyltransferase, translating into MMAVGKAIRRIPVAGRIYSMARRWLRYRSDQGRREFRNFSDFVHALEHKGPGAMELETFDGLRITVRRNQWDARIVREIFVDQPYVRHVVVPGKPVVVDIGGYIGDFTLFAAKRLDASRVIVYEPTPENFEILLRNVTNNGFLERVEAVNKAVSNSPEITLNVEQKVHAEIHASAYWYEGMSQRKVAAATLAEIVEEHHLDRIDLLKIDCEGGEYDIIPDADESILRRVSNIVFEFHRFPGYEARLQRVLQRLTLSGFSLTTSGHIVSATRA